One window of Thermovirga sp. genomic DNA carries:
- a CDS encoding cadherin-like domain-containing protein: MNQGNEILRIISVTGEAYIRETDGNLRSARPGDVLREGNILVTGSGSVLVQDPSGKTLEILPNHSFAVGNIGLDGLAEGPSPTVPEGSIQAGPVAGIPGAASGDRETNPGPAQVQSGADEAPMPENEGHGFVRLPRIIHDYGNPLLNDASQGRDVNETFHFQGRHTINPRVNYTYDPDFLRTEEFRTEVEEIYRGEGIDQPSGWANRPPVANPDTAETDEDIPVIIDVLANDTDPDGHPLEVVSASAGNGTVVINSDGTVTYTPNEDYHGTDSFTYTVTTAAGNTETATV, translated from the coding sequence ATGAATCAGGGCAACGAAATCCTCAGAATAATCTCGGTGACAGGAGAAGCATACATCAGGGAAACAGACGGGAACCTAAGGTCCGCCAGGCCCGGGGATGTCCTGCGGGAAGGGAATATCCTGGTGACGGGGTCGGGCTCCGTGCTGGTCCAGGATCCTTCCGGCAAGACGCTGGAGATACTCCCGAACCACTCCTTTGCCGTGGGGAACATCGGCTTGGACGGCCTTGCCGAAGGTCCGTCTCCGACCGTCCCCGAGGGAAGCATCCAGGCCGGACCGGTCGCCGGGATCCCTGGCGCCGCTTCAGGCGACCGGGAGACGAATCCCGGCCCGGCCCAGGTCCAATCCGGTGCCGATGAGGCGCCGATGCCGGAAAACGAAGGCCACGGCTTCGTCCGCCTGCCGAGGATCATCCATGATTACGGCAACCCCCTCCTTAACGACGCCAGCCAGGGTCGTGACGTAAACGAGACTTTCCATTTCCAGGGCCGCCACACGATCAACCCCAGGGTCAATTACACTTACGACCCCGATTTTCTCCGGACCGAGGAATTCAGGACCGAAGTGGAAGAAATATATAGGGGTGAGGGCATCGATCAGCCCTCGGGATGGGCTAACAGGCCTCCCGTTGCCAACCCTGACACGGCTGAAACCGACGAGGATATTCCCGTCATCATAGATGTTCTCGCCAATGATACCGACCCGGATGGTCATCCGCTGGAAGTCGTTTCGGCATCGGCGGGGAACGGCACGGTGGTCATAAACTCTGACGGCACTGTGACCTACACTCCGAACGAGGACTACCACGGTACGGACTCCTTCACCTACACGGTGACGACGGCAGCGGGCAACACCGAGACGGCCACGGTGGA